A single window of Salvia splendens isolate huo1 chromosome 6, SspV2, whole genome shotgun sequence DNA harbors:
- the LOC121806755 gene encoding tryptophan synthase beta chain 1 → MAFAASSSSAATARTSAQSDLAFRIPSNPPKFAKFAPSISRRSPPISCKMAATAVVDMELDAEALQRPDAFGRFGRFGGKYVPETLMAALTELEAAFNSLATDHEFQKELDGILKDYVGRESPLYFAERLTQHYKRHDGTGPHVYLKREDLNHTGAHKINNAVAQALLAKRLGKKRIIAETGAGQHGVATATVCARFGLECIIYMGAQDMERQALNVFRMRLLGAEVRAVHSGTATLKDATSEAIRDWVTNVETTHYILGSVAGPHPYPMMVREFHKVIGQETRKQALEKWGGKPDVIVACIGGGSNAMGIFHEFVEDEDVRLIGVEAAGFGLDSGKHAATLTKGEIGVLHGAMSYLLQDEDGQIIEPHSISAGLDYPGVGPEHSFLKDLGRAEYHSITDEEALEAFKRLSRLEGIIPALETSHALAYLEKLCPTLPDGTKVVLNCSGRGDKDVHTAINYLKL, encoded by the exons ATGGCCTTCGCTGCTTCTTCATCCTCCGCCGCCACAGCTCGCACCAGCGCCCAATCCGACCTCGCATTCCGCATCCCTTCCAATCCGCCCAAATTCGCCAAATTCGCCCCTTCCATTTCCCGCCGCAGCCCTCCAATTTCCTGCAAGATGGCGGCGACGGCGGTGGTGGACATGGAGCTCGACGCGGAGGCGCTGCAGCGGCCTGATGCTTTCGGCCGCTTCGGGAGATTTGGCGGCAAGTATGTCCCCGAGACGCTGATGGCTGCTCTCACGGAGCTCGAGGCCGCCTTCAATTCCCTCGCCACCGACCATGAATTTCAG AAAGAGCTTGATGGGATATTGAAAGACTATGTTGGAAGAGAAAGCCCTCTTTATTTTGCTGAACGACTCACACAGCACTACAAGCGCCATGATGGAACAGGGCCTCACGTGTATCTTAAAAGGGAAGACCTAAATCATACTGGTGCCCACAAGATCAACAATGCTGTTGCCCAGGCTTTGCTTGCTAAGCGTCTCGGAAAGAAGCGCATCATTGCTGAAACTGGAGCTGGTCAGCATGGTGTTGCCACTGCTACTGTTTGTGCTCGATTTGGCTTGGAATGCATCATCTATATGGGTGCTCAAGATATGGAGAGACAGGCCCTTAATGTCTTCAGAATGCGACTTCTTGGTGCTGAG GTTCGAGCAGTTCATTCTGGGACTGCAACTCTGAAGGATGCCACATCCGAAGCTATACGAGATTGGGTGACCAATGTGGAAACTACTCATTACATCTTGGGATCTGTGGCCGGGCCACATCCATATCCCATGATGGTGAGGGAGTTCCATAAGGTGATTGGCCAAGAAACCAGGAAGCAGGCCTTGGAAAAATGGGGTGGCAAACCTGATGTGATTGTTGCTTGTATTGGTGGGGGTTCAAATGCAATGGGAATCTTTCACGAATTTGTTGAGGATGAGGACGTCAGGCTGATTGGCGTGGAGGCGGCTGGCTTTGGCTTAGACAGCGGCAAGCATGCCGCCACTTTGACTAAAGGAGAGATCGGGGTCCTGCACGGAGCCATGAGTTACTTGTTGCAAGATGAAGATGGACAGATAATCGAGCCACATTCTATCAGTGCTGG GCTGGACTACCCTGGGGTTGGACCGGAGCACAGCTTTCTCAAAGATCTGGGACGGGCCGAGTATCATAGCATCACCGATGAGGAGGCATTAGAAG CGTTTAAGAGATTGTCGAGGCTAGAGGGCATTATCCCGGCACTGGAGACGTCTCATGCACTAGCGTATCTGGAGAAGCTATGCCCAACGCTGCCGGATGGAACTAAAGTCGTGCTCAACTGCAGTGGGAGAGGAGATAAGGATGTCCATACAGCCATCAACTATTTGAAGCTTTGA